A single window of Nicotiana sylvestris chromosome 5, ASM39365v2, whole genome shotgun sequence DNA harbors:
- the LOC138869515 gene encoding uncharacterized protein — MEIYDLRVELTQACQGRAEYVEKEESLVWGFEIEDLKARSAAELAKAKSDVAAIMASYRADAEAANAWAREISSTVEAKLSNTLDHARRQSRRMTLEEIHARSFDLSADIEAERILEEEAASMLSDEDDSTGVSESEGDGDEVPEGKALEDAAAKDEESLVWGFEIEDHKARSAAELAKAKSDVAAIMASYRADAEVANAWAREISSTVEAKLSNTLDHARRQSRRMTLEEIHARSFDLSADIEAERILEEEAASMLSDEDDSTGVSKSEGDGDEVPEGEALEDAAAKDVTPK, encoded by the exons ATGGAGATCTACGATCTTCGAGTTGAGCTGACGCAGGCATGCCAAGGTCGAGCCGAGTATGTTGAGAAG GAGGAGAGCCTAGTTTGGGGCTTCGAAATCGAGGATCTTAAAGCCAGATCAGCTGCTGAGCTGGCCAAGGCCAAATCTGATGTTGCTGCAATTATGGCTTCGTATCGAGCAGATGCCGAAGCAGCTAATGCTTGGGCAAGGGAGATCTCTTCTACGGTGGAGGCTAAGTTATCAAATACCCTTGACCATGCTAGGCGACAATCCCGGAGGATGACCCTCGAGGAGATACATGCTCGCAGCttcgatctttcagccgatattGAAGCGGAGAGGATTTTGGAAGAAGAGGCGGCCTCTATGCTTTCTGATGAGGATGATTCAACCGGTGTATCTGAGAGTGAAGGAGACGGGGATGAAGTCCCCGAGGGTAAGGCTCTTGAAGATGCAGCTGCTAAGGAT GAGGAGAGCCTAGTTTGGGGCTTCGAAATCGAGGATCATAAAGCCAGATCAGCTGCTGAGCTGGCCAAGGCCAAATCTGATGTTGCTGCAATTATGGCTTCGTATCGAGCAGATGCCGAAGTAGCTAATGCTTGGGCAAGGGAGATCTCTTCTACGGTGGAGGCTAAGTTATCAAATACCCTTGACCATGCTAGGCGACAATCCCGGAGGATGACCCTCGAGGAGATACATGCTCGCAGCttcgatctttcagccgatattGAAGCGGAGAGGATTTTGGAAGAAGAGGCGGCCTCTATGCTTTCTGATGAGGATGATTCAACCGGTGTATCTAAGAGTGAAGGAGACGGGGATGAAGTCCCCGAGGGTGAGGCTCTTGAAGATGCAGCTGCTAAGGATGTGACCCCGAAGTAG
- the LOC104236911 gene encoding U-box domain-containing protein 21-like, whose amino-acid sequence MIFWRRRKDKGAGKKKISRLNSCKELTIPSHFLCPISLDLMKDPVTLCTGISYDRENIEKWMEARNSTCPVTNQVLRNYDLIPNHTIRKMIQDWCVENKNYGIERVPTPRIPINSSQVSEICSRLMVETQRGNEKKCRELVGRIKILAKESERNKKCIVECGTGSVFAACFEKVSVEICADLLKDLLCGLIWMFPIGEEGKTKLGSAISLRCMAWFLKGEDLSARQNAVIVMKELLSYDQSYANDLMEIQDLAESLFQMVKVPICPSTTKASLMLIYSMVLDENSNKVVAKFVNMGLVSLVLEILVDAEKDIAEKALAVLDCFCNFQEGKEKAYDNGLTMPLIAKKIMRVSQMATECSISVLWKLCKSGHEISVIEALELGVFQKLLVVLQVGCAEKTKEKATELLKLMNIYKDRVDCFDVSTGFKYLKRSY is encoded by the coding sequence ATGATTTTTTGGAGACGTAGAAAGGACAAGGGAGCTGGAAAAAAGAAGATATCAAGATTGAATTCTTGTAAAGAACTTACAATTCCATCTCATTTTCTGTGTCCAATTTCTCTTGATTTAATGAAAGATCCAGTCACATTATGTACTGGAATTTCATATGATCGTGAAAACATCGAAAAATGGATGGAGGCGAGGAATTCAACGTGTCCTGTAACAAATCAAGTCTTGAGAAATTATGACCTTATACCAAACCATACTATAAGAAAAATGATTCAAGATTGGTGCGTGGAAAACAAAAACTATGGTATTGAAAGAGTTCCTACTCCTAGAATTCCTATTAATTCGTCTCAAGTATCGGAGATTTGCTCGAGGCTAATGGTTGAAACTCAGAGAGGGAATGAAAAAAAATGCAGAGAATTGGTGGGAAGAATCAAGATTTTGGCTAAGGAAAGTGAAAGAAACAAGAAATGTATAGTAGAATGCGGTACAGGTAGTGTTTTTGCAGCATGTTTTGAGAAGGTTAGTGTAGAAATTTGCGCGGATTTATTAAAGGATTTGTTGTGTGGATTAATATGGATGTTTCCGATTGGAGAAGAGGGAAAAACAAAGTTAGGATCAGCGATATCTTTACGTTGCATGGCATGGTTTTTGAAAGGTGAAGATTTATCCGCAAGGCAAAATGCAGTTATAGTAATGAAAGAGTTGCTTTCTTATGACCAAAGTTATGCAAATGATCTTATGGAAATTCAAGATTTGGCTGAATCTTTATTCCAAATGGTGAAAGTACCGATTTGCCCCTCCACTACGAAAGCTTCACTAATGCTAATTTACTCTATGGTATTGGATGAAAATAGCAACAAAGTTGTGGCCAAATTTGTCAACATGGGGTTGGTTTCTttagttcttgaaattcttgtggATGCTGAAAAAGACATAGCTGAAAAGGCTTTAGCTGTTTTGGACTGTTTTTGCAATTTTCAAGAAGGGAAAGAAAAGGCTTATGACAATGGATTGACAATGCCACTAATAGCCAAAAAAATTATGAGAGTTTCACAAATGGCCACTGAATGttcaatttcagttttatggaAACTTTGCAAAAGTGGACATGAGATTTCAGTAATTGAGGCATTGGAATTAGGTGTTTTTCAGAAACTATTGGTGGTTTTGCAAGTTGGTTGTGCtgaaaaaacaaaggaaaaggctACTGAGTTATTGAAATTGATGAATATTTATAAAGATAGAGTTGATTGTTTTGACGTATCAACTGGTTTCAAGTATCTGAAAAGGTCATATTGA